One Cellulosimicrobium protaetiae genomic region harbors:
- a CDS encoding twin-arginine translocase TatA/TatE family subunit, protein MFGINGAEFVVLLVVAVVVIGPERLPRYAEQLGSFVRSARGYLRDAKARVDAEIGDEISDVDWSKLDPRQYDPRRIVREALLDDEPDRERAAPTPASRTAPSSVPPGGRAPFDDEAT, encoded by the coding sequence GTGTTCGGGATCAACGGAGCCGAGTTCGTCGTGCTCCTCGTCGTGGCGGTCGTCGTCATCGGCCCCGAGCGACTGCCGCGCTACGCCGAGCAGCTCGGGTCGTTCGTCCGCTCTGCCCGCGGGTACCTGCGGGACGCGAAGGCGCGCGTCGACGCGGAGATCGGGGACGAGATCTCGGACGTCGACTGGTCGAAGCTCGACCCGCGTCAGTACGACCCGCGGCGCATCGTGCGCGAGGCCCTCCTGGACGACGAGCCGGACCGTGAGCGCGCCGCGCCCACCCCGGCGTCGCGGACGGCTCCGTCGTCCGTCCCGCCGGGTGGTCGCGCCCCGTTCGACGACGAGGCCACCTGA